One segment of Cottoperca gobio chromosome 24, fCotGob3.1, whole genome shotgun sequence DNA contains the following:
- the snw1 gene encoding SNW domain-containing protein 1 isoform X2, whose protein sequence is MSLASFLPAPTQLSQDQLEAEEKLRAQKSYSNAVVSSRREPAPYGNRKGWVPRSLEDFGDGGSFPEIHVAQFPMEMGRKKKTSNALAVQVDAEGKIKYDAIARQGQGKDKVIFSKYTDLLPKEVLNDDTPELQKPDEEAVKELTEKTRSALDKQVSQKIAAAMPVRAADKQAPAQYIRYTPSQQGVAFNSGAKQRVIRMVEMQKDPMEPPRFKINKKIPRGPPSPPAPVMHSPSRKMTVKEQQEWKIPPCISNWKNAKGYTIPLDKRLAADGRGLQTVHINENFAKLAEALYIADRKAREAVEMRAQVEKKMAQKEKEKKEEKLRELAQMARDRRAGIKSHGDKGGEDSEVRERDEIRHDRRKERQHDRNISRAAPDKRSKLQRDQDRDISELIALGVPNPRSASEAQYDQRLFNQSKGMDSGFAGGEDESYNVYDQPFRGSRDMASNIYRPSKNIDKDTYTDDFDTLMNNNRFVPDKEFSGADHGQRREGPVQFEEDPFGLDKFLEEAKQHGGSKRPSNSSRSKDDYHDKKRRKE, encoded by the exons ATGTCTCTGGCGAG CTTTTTACCGGCGCCAACCCAGCTGTCTCAGGACCAGCTGGAGGCAGAGGAGAAGCTTCGGGCCCAGAAGTCTTACTCCAACGCTGTGGTTTCGTCCCGCAGAGAGCCCGCTCCTTATGGAAACAGAAAAGGCTGGGTGCCTCGATCACTTGAG GACTTTGGCGATGGAGGATCTTTCCCAGAGATCCATGTGGCCCAGTTTCCAATGGAGATGGgtaggaagaagaagacatccAATGCACTGGCAGTGCAGGTGGATGCAGAAGGAAAGATCAAATATGACGCCATCGCCAGACAAGGACAGGGCAAGGATAAG GTGATCTTCAGTAAGTACACAGACCTTCTTCCAAAGGAAGTTCTGAATGATGATACTCCAGAACTACAGAAGCCTGATGAGGAGGCTGTAAAAGAG CTGACGGAGAAGACCCGCAGTGCCCTGGACAAGCAGGTGTCTCAAAAAATTGCTGCTGCCATGCCTGTAAGAGCTGCGGACAAACAAGCTCCTGCACAGTACATCAG ATACACCCCGTCCCAGCAGGGAGTGGCTTTTAACTCGGGGGCCAAACAGAGGGTGATCCGCATGGTGGAAATGCAGAAAGATCCGATGGAACCTCCACGTTTCAA GATCAACAAGAAGATTCCTCGAGgacctccatctcctcctgcccCTGTCATGCATTCCCCAAGCAGAAAG ATGACAGTCAAGGAGCAGCAGGAGTGGAAGATTCCTCCATGCATCTCCAACTGGAAAAACGCTAAG GGCTACACCATTCCTCTTGACAAACGTCTGGCTGCTGATGGCCGGGGGCTGCAAACAGTTCATATCAATGAAAACTTTGCTAAGCTGGCCGAGGCGCTCTACATCGCTGATAGAAAG GCCAGAGAGGCAGTGGAGATGAGAGCCCAGGTAGAGAAGAAGATGGcccagaaggagaaggagaaaaaggaggagaaactGAGGGAACTGGCCCAAATGGCCAGAGACCGCAGGGCAGGGATCAAAAGTCACGGGGACAAAG GTGGCGAGGACAGCGAGGTCAGGGAGCGTGACGAGATCCGCCAtgacagaaggaaagagagacagcacgACAGGAACATTTCCAGGGCTGCTCCTGATAAGAG GTCGAAGCTGCAGAGAGACCAGGACAGGGACATCAGCGAGCTCATCGCTCTGGGCGTGCCCAACCCTCGATCTGCCAGTGAAGCCCAGTACGACCAGCGGCTCTTCAACCAGAGCAAG GGTATGGACAGTGGTTTTGCCGGTGGGGAGGATGAGTCGTACAACGTGTACGACCAGCCGTTCCGCGGCAGCAGAGATATGGCTTCAAACATCTACCGGCCCAGCAAGAATATAGACAAGGACACCTACACAGATGACTTCGACACACTCATGAACAACAACAG GTTTGTTCCAGACAAAGAGTTCTCGGGTGCCGACCACGGGCAGAGGCGGGAGGGGCCAGTGCAGTTTGAGGAGGATCCCTTCGGTCTGGACAAGTTCTTGGAGGAGGCCAAGCAGCACGGCGGCTCCAAGAGGCCGTCCAACAGCAGCCGCTCAAAGGACGACTACCACGACAAGAAACGCAGGAAGGAGTGA
- the snw1 gene encoding SNW domain-containing protein 1 isoform X1 → MSLASFLPAPTQLSQDQLEAEEKLRAQKSYSNAVVSSRREPAPYGNRKGWVPRSLEDFGDGGSFPEIHVAQFPMEMGRKKKTSNALAVQVDAEGKIKYDAIARQGQGKDKVIFSKYTDLLPKEVLNDDTPELQKPDEEAVKELTEKTRSALDKQVSQKIAAAMPVRAADKQAPAQYIRYTPSQQGVAFNSGAKQRVIRMVEMQKDPMEPPRFKINKKIPRGPPSPPAPVMHSPSRKMTVKEQQEWKIPPCISNWKNAKGYTIPLDKRLAADGRGLQTVHINENFAKLAEALYIADRKAREAVEMRAQVEKKMAQKEKEKKEEKLRELAQMARDRRAGIKSHGDKAGGEDSEVRERDEIRHDRRKERQHDRNISRAAPDKRSKLQRDQDRDISELIALGVPNPRSASEAQYDQRLFNQSKGMDSGFAGGEDESYNVYDQPFRGSRDMASNIYRPSKNIDKDTYTDDFDTLMNNNRFVPDKEFSGADHGQRREGPVQFEEDPFGLDKFLEEAKQHGGSKRPSNSSRSKDDYHDKKRRKE, encoded by the exons ATGTCTCTGGCGAG CTTTTTACCGGCGCCAACCCAGCTGTCTCAGGACCAGCTGGAGGCAGAGGAGAAGCTTCGGGCCCAGAAGTCTTACTCCAACGCTGTGGTTTCGTCCCGCAGAGAGCCCGCTCCTTATGGAAACAGAAAAGGCTGGGTGCCTCGATCACTTGAG GACTTTGGCGATGGAGGATCTTTCCCAGAGATCCATGTGGCCCAGTTTCCAATGGAGATGGgtaggaagaagaagacatccAATGCACTGGCAGTGCAGGTGGATGCAGAAGGAAAGATCAAATATGACGCCATCGCCAGACAAGGACAGGGCAAGGATAAG GTGATCTTCAGTAAGTACACAGACCTTCTTCCAAAGGAAGTTCTGAATGATGATACTCCAGAACTACAGAAGCCTGATGAGGAGGCTGTAAAAGAG CTGACGGAGAAGACCCGCAGTGCCCTGGACAAGCAGGTGTCTCAAAAAATTGCTGCTGCCATGCCTGTAAGAGCTGCGGACAAACAAGCTCCTGCACAGTACATCAG ATACACCCCGTCCCAGCAGGGAGTGGCTTTTAACTCGGGGGCCAAACAGAGGGTGATCCGCATGGTGGAAATGCAGAAAGATCCGATGGAACCTCCACGTTTCAA GATCAACAAGAAGATTCCTCGAGgacctccatctcctcctgcccCTGTCATGCATTCCCCAAGCAGAAAG ATGACAGTCAAGGAGCAGCAGGAGTGGAAGATTCCTCCATGCATCTCCAACTGGAAAAACGCTAAG GGCTACACCATTCCTCTTGACAAACGTCTGGCTGCTGATGGCCGGGGGCTGCAAACAGTTCATATCAATGAAAACTTTGCTAAGCTGGCCGAGGCGCTCTACATCGCTGATAGAAAG GCCAGAGAGGCAGTGGAGATGAGAGCCCAGGTAGAGAAGAAGATGGcccagaaggagaaggagaaaaaggaggagaaactGAGGGAACTGGCCCAAATGGCCAGAGACCGCAGGGCAGGGATCAAAAGTCACGGGGACAAAG CAGGTGGCGAGGACAGCGAGGTCAGGGAGCGTGACGAGATCCGCCAtgacagaaggaaagagagacagcacgACAGGAACATTTCCAGGGCTGCTCCTGATAAGAG GTCGAAGCTGCAGAGAGACCAGGACAGGGACATCAGCGAGCTCATCGCTCTGGGCGTGCCCAACCCTCGATCTGCCAGTGAAGCCCAGTACGACCAGCGGCTCTTCAACCAGAGCAAG GGTATGGACAGTGGTTTTGCCGGTGGGGAGGATGAGTCGTACAACGTGTACGACCAGCCGTTCCGCGGCAGCAGAGATATGGCTTCAAACATCTACCGGCCCAGCAAGAATATAGACAAGGACACCTACACAGATGACTTCGACACACTCATGAACAACAACAG GTTTGTTCCAGACAAAGAGTTCTCGGGTGCCGACCACGGGCAGAGGCGGGAGGGGCCAGTGCAGTTTGAGGAGGATCCCTTCGGTCTGGACAAGTTCTTGGAGGAGGCCAAGCAGCACGGCGGCTCCAAGAGGCCGTCCAACAGCAGCCGCTCAAAGGACGACTACCACGACAAGAAACGCAGGAAGGAGTGA